A section of the Roseomonas marmotae genome encodes:
- a CDS encoding (2Fe-2S)-binding protein gives MYVCICNALTDTQIRDAIAGGAQRPKEVYSACNCQAQCGCCTGTMLSIIREQPPGSDQAAAGD, from the coding sequence ATGTATGTCTGCATCTGCAATGCCCTGACCGACACCCAGATCCGCGATGCCATCGCCGGTGGGGCGCAGCGACCCAAGGAGGTCTACTCCGCCTGCAATTGCCAGGCGCAGTGCGGCTGCTGCACTGGCACCATGCTCTCCATTATCCGCGAGCAACCGCCCGGTTCGGATCAGGCCGCCGCCGGCGACTGA